From Neobacillus sp. PS2-9, the proteins below share one genomic window:
- the ybeY gene encoding rRNA maturation RNase YbeY produces the protein MTLLIDCADETNELSEEHMLDVERILAFAAKKLNIEEHSEVSVTYVTNERIHEINREYRDKDTPTDVISFAMEELGEGEVELKGVDMPRVLGDIIISVPKTREQAEEYGHSFQRELGFLAIHGFLHLLGYDHMTEEEEKEMFTLQKEIFNEYGLTR, from the coding sequence ATGACTTTACTAATTGATTGTGCTGACGAGACGAATGAATTATCTGAAGAACATATGCTTGATGTGGAAAGGATATTAGCGTTTGCCGCTAAGAAACTAAATATTGAAGAACATAGTGAAGTGTCTGTAACCTACGTTACAAATGAAAGAATTCATGAAATAAACCGAGAGTACCGCGATAAGGACACTCCAACAGACGTTATTTCTTTTGCTATGGAAGAACTAGGTGAAGGTGAAGTGGAGCTAAAGGGTGTGGATATGCCTCGAGTCTTAGGAGATATTATCATCTCTGTCCCTAAAACAAGGGAACAGGCGGAAGAGTATGGTCATTCATTTCAAAGAGAGTTAGGTTTTTTAGCGATACATGGATTTTTGCATCTCTTAGGATATGATCATATGACTGAAGAGGAAGAAAAAGAAATGTTTACATTGCAAAAGGAAATTTTTAACGAGTATGGACTTACAAGATAA
- a CDS encoding diacylglycerol kinase family protein, which produces MDLQDKRKSKPLLGSFSFAVAGILTALLSERNMRIHLISSIVVFLFSIYFSITKMEWIVILFAIGGMFSLELINTAIERVVDLVTKEYHPLAKQAKDIAAGAVFLYAVLAVIVGSIIFIPYIFKLFK; this is translated from the coding sequence ATGGACTTACAAGATAAAAGAAAGTCAAAACCACTGCTGGGGTCATTTTCTTTTGCTGTTGCAGGGATCCTTACCGCGCTACTTTCAGAGAGGAATATGAGGATTCATTTGATCAGCTCGATAGTGGTCTTTCTCTTTTCCATATACTTTTCAATAACAAAAATGGAATGGATAGTCATTCTTTTCGCTATTGGCGGCATGTTCTCCTTAGAGTTAATAAATACTGCTATTGAAAGAGTGGTGGATCTCGTAACGAAGGAATACCACCCTCTCGCAAAACAAGCAAAGGATATAGCGGCAGGGGCTGTATTCCTTTACGCAGTTCTTGCAGTGATCGTTGGAAGTATCATTTTTATTCCATACATATTTAAGCTATTCAAGTAG
- the era gene encoding GTPase Era, whose product MQNNGNGNGYKSGFISIIGRPNVGKSTFLNRVIGQKIAIMSDKPQTTRNKIQGVLTLNDSQMIFIDTPGIHKPKHKLGDFMMKVAQNTLKEVDLVLFMVNAEEGFGRGEEFILEKFQTVNTPIFLVINKIDQIHPDDLLPIIQSYKEKYAFKEIVPISALEGNNVERLLDQIKSFLPEGPQYYPADQVTDHPERFIITELIREKALHLTREEIPHSLAVVLDKMERKEGKDIIHVMATVIVERDSQKGIIIGKQGSMLKEIGKRARVDIENLLGSKVFLELWVKVQKDWRNKMSQLRDYGFNEDEY is encoded by the coding sequence ATGCAGAATAATGGGAATGGAAACGGATACAAATCAGGATTTATCTCCATTATTGGGCGCCCCAATGTTGGGAAATCAACCTTTCTAAATCGAGTGATTGGACAAAAAATTGCTATAATGAGTGATAAGCCCCAAACCACACGGAACAAGATTCAAGGTGTGCTAACGCTTAATGATTCTCAAATGATTTTTATTGATACACCAGGGATCCATAAACCAAAACATAAATTAGGCGACTTTATGATGAAGGTTGCACAAAATACACTAAAAGAAGTTGATTTAGTATTATTTATGGTAAACGCCGAAGAAGGATTTGGCAGGGGTGAAGAATTTATTCTTGAAAAGTTCCAAACAGTTAATACTCCAATCTTTCTTGTAATAAATAAAATTGATCAGATTCATCCAGATGATTTATTGCCAATTATACAGTCTTATAAAGAAAAGTACGCGTTCAAAGAAATTGTCCCAATATCTGCTCTTGAAGGAAATAATGTGGAGCGTCTTCTTGATCAAATTAAATCATTCTTACCAGAGGGACCACAGTATTATCCAGCTGACCAAGTAACAGATCATCCAGAGCGGTTTATCATAACAGAGCTCATTAGGGAAAAAGCATTGCATTTAACAAGAGAAGAAATCCCTCACTCTTTGGCTGTTGTTTTAGACAAAATGGAGCGTAAAGAGGGCAAGGATATCATTCATGTTATGGCAACTGTAATTGTGGAGAGAGATTCACAAAAAGGTATTATTATCGGAAAACAAGGAAGCATGTTAAAAGAAATTGGAAAGCGTGCCAGGGTAGATATTGAAAATCTTCTTGGATCTAAGGTTTTCCTAGAGTTATGGGTAAAAGTTCAAAAAGATTGGCGTAACAAAATGTCCCAGCTTCGTGATTATGGCTTTAACGAAGATGAATATTGA
- a CDS encoding pyruvate, water dikinase regulatory protein codes for MSLPIIYVVSDSVGETAELVTKAAITQFNGSGMTLKRFPYVEDREHIDEVISLVSLDKGMIAFTLVKPDMRTYMQKRAEEEGIIAVDLIGPIMDQIQLYSGKTPLCEPGLVRKLDEDYFKKIEAIEFAVKYDDGRDPRGILKADIVLIGVSRTSKTPLSQYLAHKRLKVANVPLVPEVDPPEELFKVPIEKCFGLKISPEKLNNIRRERLRSLGLNDEASYANIERIKDELTFFEKLVSKINCPVIDVTNKAVEETANVILNYIQKGRP; via the coding sequence ATGAGTTTACCAATTATTTATGTAGTGTCTGATTCGGTTGGAGAAACAGCAGAATTAGTGACCAAAGCGGCAATAACCCAATTTAATGGTTCTGGTATGACATTAAAAAGATTTCCCTACGTGGAAGACAGGGAACATATTGATGAAGTCATCTCACTTGTTTCTCTTGATAAGGGAATGATTGCCTTTACACTAGTTAAACCGGACATGCGTACATATATGCAGAAACGTGCGGAAGAGGAAGGAATCATTGCTGTAGATCTTATCGGGCCTATTATGGATCAAATTCAACTTTATAGCGGAAAAACTCCATTATGTGAGCCTGGACTTGTCAGAAAGCTGGACGAGGATTATTTTAAAAAAATTGAGGCGATTGAATTCGCCGTTAAATATGACGATGGCCGAGACCCAAGAGGAATTTTAAAGGCTGATATAGTATTAATTGGTGTTTCAAGAACCTCTAAAACTCCACTATCTCAATACTTGGCCCATAAACGCTTAAAAGTGGCAAATGTTCCCCTTGTGCCTGAGGTCGATCCACCAGAAGAACTTTTTAAGGTTCCTATTGAAAAATGCTTTGGTCTAAAAATTAGCCCTGAAAAGTTAAATAATATTAGACGTGAACGATTACGGTCCCTAGGATTAAATGACGAGGCTAGTTATGCGAATATTGAACGGATAAAAGATGAATTAACCTTTTTTGAAAAATTAGTTTCAAAAATTAACTGCCCTGTTATTGATGTGACCAATAAAGCTGTTGAGGAAACAGCGAACGTTATTTTAAATTATATTCAAAAAGGTAGACCGTAA
- a CDS encoding cytidine deaminase, producing the protein MNIEQLIEEAKKARDKAYVPYSKFGVGAALLTTDGKVYHGCNIENAAYSMCNCAERTALFKAYSEGDRNFQLLAVVADTERPCSPCGACRQVISELCPRDMKVVLTNLKGDIQEITVEELLPGAFSPEDLHAE; encoded by the coding sequence GTGAACATCGAACAATTAATTGAAGAAGCAAAAAAAGCAAGAGATAAAGCTTATGTTCCGTATTCCAAATTTGGAGTTGGAGCAGCCTTATTAACAACAGATGGAAAAGTATATCATGGTTGTAATATTGAAAATGCCGCATATAGCATGTGCAACTGCGCAGAACGCACAGCTTTATTTAAAGCCTATTCCGAAGGTGATCGGAATTTTCAATTGCTCGCCGTTGTTGCCGATACAGAACGTCCATGTTCTCCTTGTGGAGCGTGTAGACAAGTAATATCTGAACTTTGTCCAAGAGACATGAAAGTTGTATTAACGAACCTAAAAGGGGATATTCAGGAAATTACAGTCGAAGAATTATTGCCTGGTGCCTTTTCTCCGGAGGATTTACATGCAGAATAA
- a CDS encoding YqzL family protein, producing the protein MMDFTWKVFLQTGNIDTYLLFKELEKENQEIPGNLNEELAQIDFPVS; encoded by the coding sequence ATGATGGATTTTACGTGGAAAGTATTCCTCCAAACAGGTAATATTGACACATATCTTCTCTTCAAAGAGCTTGAGAAGGAAAACCAAGAAATACCCGGAAATCTGAATGAAGAGCTAGCACAAATCGATTTTCCCGTTTCATAA
- a CDS encoding HD family phosphohydrolase, which translates to MDKIQQHFIRIRKLLDITFFRLLFFFVLGSVLFSAMYSNVKPEKLELSLFSVAEKTIRSPGTVEDKKSTENKRKDALDQVQDVYTLKKEYTQNRVDLITSIFQSAIDVNNEMKEELKKLAEQATEDTPIKEEPSTEDKVTRLKAKLTSSASKDLSTQVLTALVQANNEDLSIARDMTVTAINNVMTKRISADEVENAKKRVEEELKYTTLSENLRMASIELGRYAIIQNEFYDPTATEELRNQAVESVEPVKILQGQVIVEEGELITQDIYRQLKLAGLLSTEKSFKPFIGLIVLVTIILSAIYYYFYQMKSLPEKRQTYLLLFGIIFILSIFIMKIISMLQIFNFGGIGYIFPAAMGGMLIKILIDEKLAIFMSIIMAICGSILFNEGMAGTLNFSEGIYILFSAIAGILFLSKKNQRSKILQAGTFAALINLLTILALMFLPNGQYSGVEYGNYFITALVSGIGSAVLTIGLLPFFEASFGILSTMRLIELSNPNHPLLRKILMEAPGTYHHSVMVANLAESACEAIGANGLLARVGSYYHDIGKTKRPNFFIENQMHLENPHDRLPPDKSANIIIAHVTDGSHILRKHHMPKEIVDIAEQHHGTTLLKFFYHKALQDETAIKEDDYRYPGPKAQTKESAVVGIADSVEAAVRSLSKPTPELIESLVKKIVADRLQDGQLNECDITLKEIETVSHTLCETLKGIFHSRIEYPEMTKKKVKEA; encoded by the coding sequence TTGGACAAAATACAGCAACACTTTATACGTATCCGAAAGCTGCTCGATATTACTTTTTTTCGCTTGCTTTTTTTCTTTGTATTAGGCTCTGTCCTTTTTTCAGCAATGTACAGTAATGTTAAGCCGGAAAAGTTAGAATTAAGCTTATTTTCTGTTGCTGAAAAAACCATTCGTTCCCCTGGGACAGTAGAGGATAAAAAAAGTACCGAAAATAAACGCAAAGATGCACTTGACCAGGTACAAGACGTTTACACATTAAAAAAAGAATATACTCAAAATAGAGTGGATTTAATTACCTCCATTTTTCAATCAGCAATTGATGTAAATAATGAAATGAAAGAGGAATTAAAAAAGCTAGCTGAACAGGCAACAGAAGATACTCCTATTAAAGAAGAGCCAAGTACGGAGGATAAAGTAACAAGATTAAAAGCAAAATTAACGTCTAGTGCTTCAAAGGATCTCTCTACTCAAGTTCTAACTGCATTAGTGCAAGCGAATAATGAGGATCTATCTATTGCAAGAGATATGACAGTGACAGCCATTAACAATGTTATGACTAAAAGGATCTCTGCAGATGAAGTAGAAAATGCAAAAAAGAGAGTGGAAGAGGAGTTAAAATATACAACACTTAGTGAAAACCTAAGAATGGCCTCGATTGAGCTTGGTAGGTATGCCATTATTCAAAATGAATTTTATGACCCAACAGCAACAGAAGAGCTGCGAAATCAAGCAGTTGAAAGTGTAGAACCTGTAAAAATTTTACAAGGTCAGGTTATTGTTGAAGAAGGGGAATTAATTACGCAAGATATCTATCGTCAACTTAAGCTGGCAGGACTTTTAAGCACAGAAAAATCGTTTAAACCGTTTATTGGATTGATAGTGCTTGTCACCATTATTCTTTCTGCCATTTACTATTATTTTTATCAAATGAAATCGTTGCCTGAGAAAAGGCAGACCTACCTGCTGTTATTTGGGATTATCTTTATTCTCTCCATCTTTATTATGAAAATAATAAGCATGCTTCAAATATTTAATTTTGGGGGTATTGGCTATATATTTCCTGCTGCGATGGGGGGCATGCTAATAAAGATTCTAATTGACGAGAAGCTTGCGATTTTTATGTCCATTATTATGGCGATTTGCGGCAGTATCCTTTTTAATGAGGGAATGGCAGGAACGCTAAACTTTTCTGAAGGCATTTACATTTTGTTTAGTGCTATTGCGGGGATTTTATTTTTAAGCAAAAAAAATCAACGTTCGAAAATTTTACAGGCAGGTACCTTTGCTGCACTGATCAATCTTCTAACTATTTTGGCGTTAATGTTTCTACCTAATGGTCAGTATTCTGGGGTTGAATATGGGAATTACTTCATTACAGCTCTTGTTTCAGGAATTGGTTCTGCGGTATTGACCATAGGATTATTACCTTTTTTTGAAGCTAGTTTTGGAATTTTATCAACAATGAGGCTGATTGAACTTTCTAATCCCAATCATCCACTGCTCAGGAAAATCCTAATGGAAGCGCCTGGTACATATCATCACAGTGTGATGGTGGCCAACTTAGCTGAATCGGCATGTGAAGCGATAGGAGCGAATGGGCTTTTAGCAAGAGTAGGAAGTTATTATCATGATATCGGTAAGACGAAAAGACCAAACTTTTTCATAGAAAATCAAATGCATTTAGAAAATCCTCATGACCGTCTACCGCCGGATAAAAGTGCAAATATTATTATTGCGCATGTCACTGATGGCTCTCATATACTGAGAAAACATCATATGCCAAAAGAAATTGTCGATATCGCAGAACAACACCATGGAACAACCCTATTAAAATTCTTTTATCATAAGGCACTTCAAGATGAGACAGCTATAAAGGAAGATGATTACCGTTATCCTGGCCCGAAGGCACAAACAAAAGAATCCGCAGTTGTAGGGATTGCAGATAGTGTAGAGGCCGCTGTTCGCTCATTGTCGAAACCTACGCCAGAATTAATAGAATCACTCGTTAAGAAAATTGTTGCAGACAGGCTTCAAGATGGTCAGTTAAATGAATGTGATATAACGTTAAAAGAAATTGAGACAGTCTCCCATACGTTATGTGAAACACTTAAAGGGATATTTCACTCAAGGATTGAATATCCAGAAATGACAAAGAAGAAGGTGAAAGAAGCATGA
- the dnaG gene encoding DNA primase, protein MADRIAEEKIDQVRQAVDIVEIISDYVQLKKQGRNYFGLCPFHGESTPSFSVSPDKQIYHCFGCGAGGNVFSFLMELEGMSFQEAAIKLAARVNIDLDIKRSTVSGEKKVSKEFQSMLDAHELLRKFYHHLLVNTKEGQHALEYLLDRGFSRESIDKFQIGYSLNSWDFVYKFLSKRDFSPEWMEKAGLIIQRERDGTYFDRFRDRIMFPISDRNGNTIAFSGRSLGADEPKYLNSPETAIFNKSKILYNYHLAKSSIKKLQHAVLFEGFADCIAADRSGVENGIATMGTSLTDEHIALLRQSVQSITICYDSDKPGIEAAYRAGSHLNDAGFQIKVAMMPDGMDPDEYIKKNGSEKFRNEVIGASSTWMGFKFLYFRRGKNLQIEGDRLAYIEQIIKEISKLNKAVERDHYLRQLAGEFSLSLDALKQQQKQIFFEEKRKSNGKTETSNKPPLKIVKQVNELKPAHYTAERRLIAHMLKNRDVAYKVQDLLQQNTFNMDEHQAIITYLLGFYEDHLEPDSSAFLTYIQDENLRRIVANIEMMSINDELSDQELTDYIKQVLNYQKMLKIKEKEVEQKEAERHGEFSRAAAIGIEIIQLRKSL, encoded by the coding sequence ATGGCAGACCGTATTGCCGAAGAAAAGATTGATCAAGTTCGTCAAGCTGTTGATATTGTCGAAATAATCAGCGATTATGTTCAACTGAAAAAGCAGGGGCGAAATTACTTCGGACTATGTCCTTTCCATGGTGAAAGCACCCCTTCATTTTCAGTATCGCCTGATAAACAAATTTACCATTGTTTTGGATGTGGAGCAGGTGGAAATGTTTTTTCTTTCTTAATGGAACTTGAAGGTATGTCGTTCCAGGAAGCAGCCATTAAATTAGCTGCGAGAGTTAATATTGATCTCGATATTAAAAGGTCTACGGTTTCTGGAGAGAAGAAGGTTTCCAAAGAATTTCAATCTATGCTCGATGCCCATGAGTTATTAAGAAAATTTTATCATCACTTACTAGTAAATACAAAGGAAGGTCAGCACGCATTAGAGTATTTATTAGATAGAGGTTTTTCAAGGGAATCGATTGATAAGTTTCAAATTGGGTATTCATTAAATTCATGGGATTTTGTTTATAAGTTCCTATCTAAAAGGGATTTTTCACCTGAATGGATGGAAAAAGCCGGACTAATTATCCAGCGGGAAAGAGACGGGACATATTTTGATCGATTTAGAGATCGAATCATGTTTCCAATTTCCGACCGAAATGGTAATACGATTGCATTTTCAGGGAGGTCACTTGGGGCCGATGAGCCCAAATATTTAAATAGTCCCGAAACCGCAATCTTTAATAAAAGTAAAATTCTATACAATTATCATTTAGCTAAATCAAGTATAAAAAAGTTGCAACATGCTGTTTTGTTTGAGGGATTTGCCGATTGTATTGCAGCAGATCGATCTGGTGTAGAGAATGGTATTGCCACAATGGGAACTTCTTTGACTGATGAACATATAGCCCTATTACGTCAAAGCGTTCAATCCATAACAATTTGCTATGATTCTGATAAGCCTGGGATTGAAGCGGCCTATCGAGCAGGTAGTCACTTAAATGATGCGGGTTTCCAAATCAAGGTGGCTATGATGCCAGATGGAATGGATCCTGATGAATATATAAAAAAAAATGGCTCTGAAAAATTTCGCAATGAAGTAATTGGTGCAAGCTCAACCTGGATGGGTTTTAAATTTCTTTACTTTAGAAGAGGAAAAAATCTTCAAATTGAAGGAGATCGGCTTGCGTATATCGAACAAATAATTAAAGAAATCAGCAAATTAAATAAGGCTGTTGAAAGAGATCATTACTTGCGGCAGCTCGCTGGTGAATTTTCACTTTCGTTGGATGCTTTAAAACAGCAGCAAAAACAAATCTTCTTCGAAGAAAAAAGAAAATCCAACGGAAAGACTGAAACAAGTAATAAACCACCATTGAAAATTGTTAAGCAGGTGAACGAGTTAAAGCCCGCACATTATACTGCTGAGAGGCGTTTAATTGCACATATGCTAAAAAATCGTGATGTTGCTTACAAGGTTCAGGATTTATTACAGCAAAACACGTTTAATATGGATGAACATCAGGCAATAATAACATATCTGTTAGGATTTTATGAAGATCACTTAGAACCTGATTCTAGTGCGTTTTTAACCTATATTCAAGATGAAAATCTTAGAAGAATAGTTGCAAATATTGAAATGATGTCCATTAATGATGAATTAAGTGACCAAGAATTAACTGATTATATCAAACAGGTGTTGAATTATCAAAAAATGCTAAAGATAAAAGAAAAAGAAGTGGAACAAAAAGAAGCAGAGCGACATGGTGAATTTAGTAGAGCTGCTGCAATTGGTATTGAAATTATTCAATTGCGTAAATCGTTATAG
- a CDS encoding helix-turn-helix transcriptional regulator, whose protein sequence is MVRTIELTKRQEHILQIVKENGPITGEHIADQLSLTRATLRPDLAILTMAGFLDARPRVGYFYTGKSGAQLLTENLQKIYVKDYQSIPVVVNENVSVYDAICTMFLEDVGTLFVVDQSTLLVGVLSRKDLLRASIGKQELASIPVNIIMTRMPNITMCEREDLLIDIAKKLIEKQIDALPVVKRSDKGFEVIGRITKTNITKAFVALGDE, encoded by the coding sequence GTGGTGAGGACAATCGAACTGACAAAACGCCAGGAACATATTCTACAAATAGTAAAGGAAAATGGGCCGATAACAGGAGAGCACATCGCGGATCAATTAAGTTTGACCAGAGCAACCTTAAGACCGGATCTTGCCATACTAACGATGGCTGGTTTCCTTGATGCCAGACCACGTGTGGGCTATTTTTATACGGGAAAATCGGGAGCCCAATTATTAACAGAAAACCTTCAAAAAATTTATGTGAAGGATTATCAATCCATTCCTGTTGTAGTGAATGAGAATGTTTCGGTATACGATGCTATTTGTACAATGTTTCTTGAAGATGTGGGAACATTATTTGTAGTTGATCAAAGCACTCTTTTAGTAGGTGTTCTTTCTAGAAAGGACTTGCTTAGAGCGAGTATTGGGAAGCAGGAACTTGCAAGTATACCTGTCAATATTATTATGACCAGGATGCCTAATATTACAATGTGTGAGCGGGAAGATCTACTGATTGATATTGCCAAGAAATTAATTGAAAAACAAATCGATGCTCTTCCAGTAGTGAAAAGATCTGACAAGGGTTTTGAAGTAATTGGCAGAATAACGAAAACGAATATTACAAAAGCTTTTGTTGCATTAGGGGATGAATAA
- a CDS encoding glycine--tRNA ligase, protein MSNVTMEQIVAHAKHRGFIFPGSEIYGGLANTWDYGPLGVEFKNNIKQAWWKKFVQESPYNVGLDASILMNPRTWEASGHIGNFNDPMIDCKNCKARHRADKLIENALDAKGIEMVVDGLPFEKMEELVKEHNIACPDCGSHDFTGIRQFNLMFKTFQGVTESSTNEIFLRPETAQGIFVNFKNVQRTMRKKLPFGIAQIGKSFRNEITPGNFTFRTREFEQMELEFFCKPGEELTWFDYWKNFAEGWLGSLGLTKENLRLRDHSEDELSHYSNATTDFEYKFPFGWGELWGVASRTDYDLKQHMEFSGEDFHYLDPETNEKYVPYCIEPSLGADRVTLAFLIDAYEEEELEDGTSRTVMHFHPALAPFKAAILPLSKKLSDEAKEVFATLSKYFTVDYDEAGSIGKRYRRHDEIGTPFCITYDFDSKEDQMVTVRDRDTMVQTRIPIADLVSFLQEKMVF, encoded by the coding sequence ATGAGTAATGTAACGATGGAGCAAATTGTTGCACATGCAAAGCACAGAGGATTTATTTTTCCGGGGTCAGAGATTTATGGTGGCCTTGCAAACACATGGGATTACGGTCCATTAGGTGTTGAGTTCAAAAACAATATCAAACAGGCATGGTGGAAGAAATTTGTTCAGGAGTCCCCTTACAATGTGGGCTTGGACGCGAGTATTCTGATGAATCCAAGAACATGGGAAGCGTCTGGACACATTGGAAACTTTAATGATCCAATGATTGATTGTAAAAACTGTAAAGCGCGTCACCGCGCAGATAAATTAATCGAAAATGCTCTCGATGCAAAAGGTATTGAAATGGTTGTTGATGGCTTACCGTTTGAGAAGATGGAAGAGCTTGTCAAAGAACATAATATAGCATGTCCGGATTGTGGAAGTCATGATTTCACAGGAATCCGACAGTTTAATCTTATGTTTAAAACCTTCCAAGGTGTTACTGAGTCAAGCACCAATGAGATTTTCCTTCGACCTGAAACAGCTCAAGGAATTTTTGTGAACTTTAAAAATGTACAACGTACAATGAGAAAGAAATTACCATTTGGTATCGCTCAAATTGGAAAAAGTTTCCGTAACGAAATTACACCAGGTAATTTTACATTCCGTACACGTGAGTTCGAACAAATGGAGCTTGAATTTTTCTGTAAACCAGGAGAAGAGCTCACATGGTTTGATTATTGGAAGAATTTCGCTGAAGGCTGGTTAGGTTCTTTAGGTCTTACAAAAGAAAATTTAAGACTGCGTGACCATTCTGAAGATGAACTTTCTCACTATAGTAATGCAACGACCGATTTTGAATATAAGTTTCCATTTGGCTGGGGTGAGCTTTGGGGTGTTGCTTCCAGAACAGATTATGATTTGAAGCAACATATGGAATTTTCGGGTGAGGATTTCCATTACCTTGATCCGGAAACGAATGAAAAGTATGTTCCTTACTGTATCGAACCATCACTCGGTGCGGACCGCGTTACATTGGCATTTTTAATTGATGCATATGAAGAAGAAGAGCTTGAAGATGGTACTTCCAGAACAGTTATGCATTTTCATCCTGCACTAGCACCGTTTAAGGCAGCCATTCTTCCGTTATCCAAGAAGTTATCTGATGAGGCAAAGGAAGTTTTTGCTACATTATCTAAATACTTTACTGTTGATTATGACGAGGCTGGTTCTATCGGTAAACGCTACCGCCGCCATGATGAAATCGGAACACCGTTCTGTATTACCTATGATTTTGACTCAAAAGAAGATCAAATGGTAACAGTAAGAGACCGTGATACCATGGTGCAAACAAGAATCCCAATCGCGGATCTTGTCAGCTTCCTTCAGGAGAAAATGGTATTTTAA
- the recO gene encoding DNA repair protein RecO, with translation MLQKCEGIVIRTTDYGETNKIITIFTREWGKIGVMARGAKKPNSRLSSVTQLFTHGYFLVQRGSGLGSLQQGEIATSLRSIGEDIFLTAYASYIVELTDKCTDEKKPNPFHFELLLQTLNYMNEGYEPDILMNIYEMKMLNVMGLYPVLNQCSVCGSTDGHFSFSIREGGFICHRCLEKDRYHYKLSPATVKLLRLFYYFDLSRLGNISVKAETKAELKNVIDAYYEEYSGLHLKTKKFLNSMDQFRNLL, from the coding sequence ATGCTTCAAAAGTGTGAAGGCATCGTCATTAGAACGACAGATTATGGTGAAACCAATAAAATAATAACAATATTTACAAGGGAATGGGGGAAGATAGGTGTTATGGCGAGAGGCGCTAAAAAGCCCAACAGCCGCCTTTCTTCCGTTACCCAGCTTTTTACACATGGTTATTTTTTGGTACAAAGAGGATCTGGATTAGGCAGTCTCCAACAGGGGGAGATTGCTACTTCCTTAAGGTCAATTGGTGAAGATATATTCTTAACTGCGTATGCGAGTTATATTGTTGAATTAACTGATAAATGCACCGATGAAAAAAAACCAAACCCTTTTCATTTTGAATTGCTTCTCCAAACATTGAACTACATGAACGAAGGCTATGAACCTGATATTCTGATGAATATCTATGAAATGAAAATGTTAAATGTAATGGGCTTATATCCAGTCTTGAATCAATGTTCCGTTTGCGGGAGTACAGACGGACATTTTTCTTTTTCCATTCGGGAAGGCGGCTTTATTTGTCACAGATGTTTAGAAAAAGATCGATACCATTATAAATTATCACCAGCTACAGTTAAATTATTAAGGCTATTTTATTATTTTGATCTTTCTAGACTAGGAAATATATCTGTTAAAGCAGAAACGAAGGCCGAACTAAAAAATGTGATTGACGCATATTATGAAGAGTACTCCGGACTGCACTTAAAAACAAAGAAATTTCTTAACTCCATGGATCAATTTCGTAATCTCTTATGA